The Apium graveolens cultivar Ventura chromosome 11, ASM990537v1, whole genome shotgun sequence genome has a window encoding:
- the LOC141695746 gene encoding uncharacterized protein LOC141695746 translates to MRMGQDIIDDEDISLDSSDFMNHVQGENEPLYPGCESFTKMRALVKLYNLKAKHGISDKCFSDVLLLLASMLPEGNSMPSSFGEAKKTLCTLGMDYEKIHVCPNDCLLYRGERDGDETICRICGASRWKLNKKGEELEGIPAKVLWWPEFAAEARNLWLALSSDGFNPFHGPGSDHSTWPMLLSIYNLPPWLCMKRKYIMLSLLISGPNQPGNDIDVYLQPFIEDLQKLWHGKQVYDAFKKESFILRGILLWTIRDYPALGNLSGNIIKGYNACVVCVDKTKATRLATYKKTVVMRHRRWLPRNHPYRRQKSAFDNTMEKLSEPIPLTGEEVLERVLPLADHVYGKTQNQPRWKKGEPRPIWKKMSIFFQLEYWKFLPVRHTLDVMHIEKNICEALTGTLLNIPGKTKDRESVRIDMAEMGIRMELRPKNSGKKEKLPMASWNLLHKGKKIVFSSLIGMKLPDGFCSNLKGIVSMDTLRLVGMKSHDCHTMLHHLLPIALRSELQKQVRCTIIRFCLFFKAICSKVIEVDKLEKMQSQLVETLCQLEKHFPPSLFDVMIHLSVHLVREVELCGPIFLRWMYPFERYMKTFKGYVRNRAHPEGCIAEAYIAEEAVECLVNFEEPTVGLLGRDKNKEKYRPLSGATMIKPSIKDLHQAHLYLLQNSNELTPYFNEHMAFLVARYPLHENDEEWLKNKQNETFPNWFQKKISSELLDVKSMVSKEVMWLAEGPNKYVPTFSGYKVNGVTYSTKDRDDTRQVQCSGVCVHADTMLVQDKDKNIEHISYTFYGVITSIWELDYNHFRVPIFRCNWVDMNKGVKIDDLGYTVVNLHKLGFLNDPFVLGKHVKQVCYIDDPLEKFWSVVLKLPNKFDDQSDDENEGSVEIELENEVDVTMFPTVDKVEEENSSYMREEEDMIQLP, encoded by the exons ATGAGAATGgggcaggatattatcgatgatGAGGATATTTCGTTAGATTCTTCTGATTTTATGAATCATGTTCAAGGTGAAAATGAACCACTTTATCCTGGATGCGAGAGTTTTACAAAAATGAGAGCTTTAGTCAAGTTGTATAATTTAAAAGCAAAACATGGTATTTCTGATAAATGCTTTTCCGATGTCCTTCTTTTGCTTGCATCAATGCTTCCGGAAGGCAACAGTATGCCTTCATCTTTTGGTGAAGCCAAGAAAACTTTATGTACTTTAGGCATGGATTATGAAAAAATACATGTGTGTCCGAATGATTGTCTCTTATACCGCGGTGAGAGGGACGGAGATGAGACGATTTGCCGAATATGTGGGGCATCTAGATGGAAGTTAAACAAGAAAGGAGAAGAATTGGAAGGGATCCCTGCTAAGGTTCTATG GTGGCCTGAGTTTGCTGCAGAGGCTAGGAACCTTTGGTTAGCTTTATCCTCCGATGGATTTAATCCTTTCCATGGACCAGGAAGTGATCACTCAACATGGCCTATGTTGCTTTCAATTTACAacctcccaccttggctttgtatGAAGAGAAAGTACATTATGCTAAGTCTATTGATATCCGGACCAAATCAGCCTGGAAATGATATTGATGTATACCTTCAACCATTTATAGAAGATTTGCAGAAATTATGGCATGGGAAACAAGTTTATGATGCATTTAAGAAAGAGTCTTTCATACTAAGAGGAATTTTATTGTGGACAATTCGTGATTATCCAGCCTTAGGAAACTTGTCGGGTAACATCATTAAAGGATATAATGCTTGTGTAGTTTGTGTTGATAAAACAAAAGCTACCAGGTTGGCTACTTACAAAAAGACGGTGGTTATGAGACATCGTAGATGGCTGCCCAGAAATCATCCATATCGAAGGCAAAAATCAGCCTTTGATAACACCATGGAGAAGTTATCAGAACCTATTCCTTTAACTGGAGAGGAGGTGTTAGAAAGGGTACTACCACTAGCGGACCATGTTTATGGTAAGACACAAAACCAACCGCGGTGGAAAAAAGGGGAACCTCGACCAATTTGGAAAAAGATGTCTATATTTTTTCAGCTTGAGTACTGGAAGTTTTTGCCAGTTCGCCATACCCTCGATGTGATGCatatagaaaaaaatatatgtgaGGCTTTAACCGGTACATTGCTAAATATTCCCGGGAAGACAAAAGATAGAGAATCTGTTCGTATTGATATGGCTGAAATGGGAATAAGAATGGAGCTGAGACCaaaaaattctggaaaaaaaGAGAAGTTACCGATGGCATCTTGGAACTTATTGCATAAAGGAAAAAAGATTGTCTTCTCGTCCTTGATTGGCATGAAGTTACCTGATGGTTTTTGTTCGAACCTTAAGGGTATAGTATCAATGGACACTCTGCGACTTGTTGGAATGAAATCTCACGACTGTCACACAATGTTGCATCACTTGCTCCCCATCGCACTTCGGTCAGAACTTCAAAAACAGGTCAGGTGCACTATTATCAGGTTTTGCCTTTTTTTCAAGGCAATTTGTAGTAAAGTCATTGAGGTCGATAAATTAGAAAAAATGCAGTCTCAATTGGTGGAGACCTTATGCCAGCTAGAAAAGCACTTCCCCCCTTCCTTGTTTGATGTAATGATCCATCTCTCAGTTCATCTTGTAAGAGAAGTTGAGCTTTGTGGTCCTATCTTCCTACGTTGGATGTATCCTTTCGAGAGATATATGAAGACGTTCAAGGGATATGTTCGAAACAGGGCTCATCCGGAAGGTTGCATCGCTGAGGCCTATATTGCAGAAGAGGCGGTTGAGTGTTTAGTTAATTTTGAAGAACCAACAGTTGGGTTACTGGGAAGGGATAAGAACAAGGAGAAATACAGACCCTTATCTGGTGCAACAATGATAAAGCCGAGCATCAAGGATTTGCACCAAGCACATCTGTATCTTCTTCAAAACAGTAATGAATTGACCCCATATTTCAA TGAACATATGGCCTTCTTGGTGGCAAGATATCCATTACATGAAAATGATGAAGAATGGCTTAAGAACAAGCAAAATGAAACATTCCCTAATTGGTTTCAAAAGAAG ATTTCGTCAGAATTGCTTGATGTGAAAAGTATGGTATCTAAGGAGGTAATGTGGCTTGCAGAAGGGCCTAACAAGTATGTCCCTACATTCAGTGGCTACAAAGTCAATGGTGTTACCTACAGCACAAAAGATCGTGATGATACGCGACAAGTTCAATGCAGCGGTGTTTGTGTTCATGCTGATACAATGCTCGTGCAGGATAAGGATAAGAACATTGAGCATATTTCATATACATTTTATGGAGTAATCACAAGTATTTGGGAGTTGGACTATAACCATTTTCGAGTCCCTATCTTTCGGTGCAATTGGGTAGATATGAACAAAGGGGTTAAGATAGATGATTTAGGATATACAGTTGTTAATTTACACAAGTTAGGTTTTCTGAACGACCCTTTTGTGTTAGGTAAACATGTCAAGCAAGTTTGTTACATTGACGACCCTCTTGAAAAATTCTGGTCAGTTGTATTAAAATTACCAAACAAGTTCGATGATCAAAGTGACGATGAAAATGAGGGATCCGTAGAAATTGAACTTGAAAATGAGGTAGATGTCACCATGTTCCCAACTGTTGATAAAGTCGAGGAAGAAAATAGCAGTTACATGCGGGAGGAAGAAGACATGATTCAACTTCCATAA